The Panicum virgatum strain AP13 chromosome 3N, P.virgatum_v5, whole genome shotgun sequence genome includes the window TTGTGGTGTGAGTGCTGCAGTATGGCGCGTTCCGAAACTACTCGGGTAGACTCGTTGAGTCCGGTCAACGTGGGCGTCCAAAATCTTACATGGCTCCCCGGTACTCTTgggtgctttcaaaaaaaataataatttcaGCACAAGTTGGATCGGATCGGAGGTAGTACTTTTGAATCTATCCGTCCAGGGAAAATATCAAAAAGACTTTGCTCGTTCACATGTATGGTGTCGACATAGTTATTATTAGTAGGTAAAAGCCAGCTCGGTCGGAGTAGAATACAAATGCGTTGTGGTCATTCGTTTGTTCTGAAATACTTTGCTGATTTACATGGAACTCACCATCTCTGTTGTTGCACCGCTAAAGTAACCTTTTCAAATCCTCTACGAGTATGACAAAAGTGTGGCATAACCCCATTGCGGGATGGTCCCTTTGTTCTCTTTCCATGCAGTGTAGAGTAGCTCACTACGTACGACACTGCATATCAACGGTAGCTGGTTAACTGTTCATTTAGTGCAGATTTTCAGAAGTTAGGGAGGCCATGACCCCCTTTCAAATGCACTAAGCTCCGCCAGTGCTGCATATGCTTGTTACACATGTCTTGATCATGTTCTGATTCATCGTCTTCCACCACTGCTTCGTTGAGTTGATCTGCTAGGTTTTGTGTTCTCCATTAGCTGCAATCCCATCAAGTTTGACCATGAGGTTGACATAGTAATTTGACCGAGGACAAACATAAAGGTTTGCTATATATACTTTGGGACTGCTGACGGAGTAGTTCCCTCTATGTGTAATAGCACCATGTATTAAAGCCGAATGCTTagagagttttctttttcacttagagagttttctttttcacaatCGTTTTAACTTTCTAGATTCATAGCAAAGTGTATGAACATAGAAAAGCTAAAACGATTAataataatttggaatggagtacAGAAGAGGTTCTATATTATTTCATGAAAAATCTAGTTTACACCCTTGAACTATCGcgaaagtccgattttcaaccttaaaCTACAAAATCGGATAAGATTGGCCATCCAACTATAGAAACCGGAAAAATTTGACCTCTTGGGTGGTTTCGAAGGTGGCTTTCCATTTtatgaaaattaaaaatatttaaatttaaactaaaaaattcataagtaatacattttaaataaaaaatacaaactttCCTATGGGATCAAATTTTTTCCTAacaatgtaacctatctattggcactGTAATTGTCAGTTATGCGAAtccaatttttttatgttcataatatttggttgcttataattatgtctattatttttgaataaataagattcaGATAGATCAATGATAGAtagattatatttttagaaaacaaATTGGtactagttttatttttttttgttttaaaataaattagttttgtttttttagatctaattagattttttttatttttttaaaaaatacaaaaccaccttcaaaaccaccctaAAGCTCAATTTTgtccggttttgatagttgCATGACCTATCTTATTCGGTTTGTAATTTaaagttgaaaatcggacttttacGATAGTTGAAGGTTGTAAACCGAATTTTCCCCTATTTCTATATGCTCCGGCCTCTAGAATGTCCTAGGAGATGGAGACTATATGTCTGGACAAGCCCATTCTCGAATGAACACGTGAAGAAATGAAACGGTCTGAGTCTGACCTTATTAGCCACCCATTCTTCCTTCCCTTCCTCTCCACCTGGGATATATGGGACTGGGAGGGAGCATGGTGTAACTTACCAGCAAGTCATCAGGAGCAGAAAATCGAAACGGCCGCCCGGCTCCGGTGAGCCGGATATATCAACGGCGTGGATGAGCTAACGCGGAGGACTGGAGGCTTCGAGATACGTGAACCGACCAGctgttttttcatttttagaGTCATACGGTCCAAATACAATTTATAATACCCTGCGCTTACAGAGCCACAGTTGTAATATAGAAAGAGGTGTTCTGGAATCTTCAGAAAACCACGTGTTCTCCTCCGCGTGCTTCTCGTCTTCTCCGCTTGGACCAATCTTCCCTGGCAATGGAGGAGGTCCTGTTCCATGGAgacaccgccggcgccgcggcgtgcGGCCACCGTGCTGGTGCCCGCTTGGCGCAGCCCGGTGGgggccgccggtgccggcgctGCAGCGCCTGAGAGTGCGCCCGTACGCGGACAAGCACCAGGAGGCAACAGCCATGGAGGACATCGCGGCCCATCGTGAAGCTCCTCGTCGCCCCATACCTCAAGGTCGTTGGCTCCTCGCCATGAGTTGGCTCAAGCTCCTCGTCCCCCCATGCCTCGAGGATTCCACGGTGGCCGAATCCGACTCCGATGGCACGGCCTCCGACGCCGACCACACCATCACCTCCCCTGGTCCCGAGCTggcccgccatcgccgccgtagCCCACCCGCGCCACCCAAgaagcgagcgccgccgccgccgcccgagtcgTCGGGAGAATCCCGGCCCCTCGTCGACTCCGCCTCCAATCCCTCCCTCCGCTAGGCTCGGCGACTTTTGATGAGGAGGGCGAGGAGCACCGAGCACGCCAAGCTGGAGGCCCCAGCTGAGGTTGCGTCAGCGCAGGCTCCGGTAGAGGCTaggcgggagcagcagcagccagcaggcgtGCAGGCCATGGTGGTCACCGTGGTGCGGGGCGTGGAGGCGAGAGAAGTGGTGGGCATGCAGGCATGCCGCCGCAGGTGCTAGTACACATTTGCAATTACTGATTCGTTCATGTTCTGTCCTACGCCTAAACACCACCAGCTCACTTGCAAGCCACGTATCTTTTTTCTGTTCTTGATTGATTTCTTTCCTAGGCCGTGTTCAGTTCCATTtttccaaattccaaattttttttccggcacttgcatggagacttaaatctagacgaaataaaaaacgcattgcgactgctgtctgtaaatggcgagacgaatctaatgaacctaattaggctgtaatcagatgctaaattgctacagtaatgctacagtaaataacctctaatgatggattaattaggcttattagattcgtctcgcgatttacagacgagtactgtaattatttttgtgattagtctatgtttagtacttcaaatatagaaagatgccttttcaaaaaatttacaggctgcaaccaaacacggccttctGACATTtattggtccatttgagccggTTGCTTGTATTGCATGAATTTCCCATTTCAAATTGAAATATGTTCATCTTGTAAATCAAAGAACGTTAAGAACTTTTTATTCCATTGAAAACTGTGTGTACCAATTTGAGTTTGATTCTTTGTGTGGATAAAATATGTGCATTCTGGACTCTGTGCAATCTAGTGCATGACTTCGAATTTAAATTTACTGATGAACAAAAATACGTGCAGCTCTAGATTTAACATCTTTGAATTTAAATCTAGTTGATATGATTTCCCCCCTAATGGAAAAAATCATGTGCATGACTTTGAATTCGGTTTTTTCATGCACTAAGTTATGTGCATctttacatttaatatttctgaTTTTATTCATGCACCAAAATATGTGCACCTTTATattaatattttcttttttttgttgtggaACTATTTGCATCACCTTGCAAATGGAAGTGGAAACTCTATCGGTCTATCCGTGCACAAAAGATGTGTCAGGAAATGTGCATCCAAAATTTTTTGTGTAACTCCAGATGGGTTTAGTTAATCTTGTGAATATGTGCATGTGGCCGAATTATGTGCTTTTGTCCCTCGATGAACTTTTTTAGTTTCATTTGTACAAAAGTATTTGCACCCTCAAACCTACATTTAAATAGTTGCACCTGTTGTAAAAAGATATCTGCACCTTTTTCTCGTATTCTTTTTTTACATTTCTCTACTCCTATTATAATGCAGCAGTAGTTCGTGCGTCGCCCTTCGCCTAcgccccgtccccgtccccgtcccgcTTCCTGCACTCTCGATACAAAAATCAAAACCACCGCCTGCCCTGCGCATCCTCCGCCCGCTCCAGAAACCGCTCGCCTCCCACGCACGCTCCAGAAACCGCTCGTCTCCCGCTCGCCTCCCACGCGCGCTCCACTTCCTCCCCAAGAGCGCCTTCCTCGTCTCCCTCCCCCACGCGCCCACGACGGCCTGAGCTCCCACCGCCGGACCGCCGTGGGACCGGGCCGCATCTGCCGCAGCCGTCGCCTTCCCCCCTCAGGCAGCAGGGCGCCCGCGCGCCCCCCgtgtcgccaccgccgctggccCCTCCGGAACGCGCCCCTGTCGGTGTCCCCCTCCGGCCGCAGGGCGCGCAGGCGCCCCCGGACCCGCGCCGATGCCGTCTCCTTCCAGCCGCAGTGCACGCAGGCAccgccggacctcgccgccgacgctgtCTCCCTCCGACTGTGGGACACGCAGCCGCCTCCCGGCCTCGCGGCCCCCGAATCACGCCTCCCGGGCTTCGCGGCCACGGTCGCACCATGGAGGACGACATGAAGGAGGCGAGGCAGTGGCAGCATAGAGCGTTCCAGTGGGGGATGCTCAAGGTGTTCCTGCTGCTCGGCCTGGGGCTGACCGTGGCTGGCATGCTCATGGCGCGGCacgggcacgcggcggcggttAAGCTGTTCCGGCCATGGCTTGGAGGCGGAGCCtcccctgctgccgctgccgccaacACTGTGGCGGCGGAGGGACTGGATCACTCGATGACGGACGAGGACCTGCTCTGGCGTGCGTCGTTCCGCCCGGGGGTGCGGCGGTACCCATTCCGGCGTGTGCCCAAGCTGGCCTTCATGTTCCTCACGCGCGGCCCGCTGCCGCTGGCGCCGCTCTGGGAGCGCTTCTTCCGGGGGAACGAGGGCCGCTACTCCATCTACGTCCACGCGCTGCCGTCCTACCGGACCAACTTCACCTCCGAATCCGTCTTCTATCGACGCCAAATCCCCAGTAAGGTTAGCTAACCTCGCTCAAGATTGATCTGGATGAGTCAACAGCAGAAACAAACCCCGCATCCCATTTTAGTGCCAGTACATTGAGCTTAACCTACACCGTTCAATGAATTCCAAATCAACATTTATTATCCAGTACAGTATTATATTGTCACAGCACCACCAGTGATGTACTGAACTACTACTACTGAATATGCTTTCTTTAACGGTGAGTAATCTTGTTTCTAAAGCATATGTGTCACAGTACTGATGGTACTTCGCTGAATACTGTCCGTGGATCAGGATTATGCAGCTTACTTGAGTGCACATCATTTGATGTTTTCTATACATGTGACAAGAATCAACCTCTTCCGCTATAAAATTGCCGATTCCGCAGGCTGCCTGCATTGCATCTCCGTTGCAAGGGCCTCATAAGTCATAACTTCTCTTCTTTAGGTGCCGGAGCTTGGATCCCTGGCTTGCAGTCCACCTgcccgcccctgcccctgcaGCTCGTCATCTTGATCGCGCAGCTCTCATCCACCCAGGCGAAATCAGATCGCCTGGAGCATGACAAGCACCCGCTGGCCTTCCAGAATAGGTTCTAGAGCATGCCCTTCTTGAACTTTGTTTATATGTTCACATCAGACCCATATCAATTGTTGTTGTTTCCTGAATTTAATTATTGTAGAGGCTTAACTCTGATCTTAACACAAGGCGTATAAGAAAGCAAATGGTGTGGAGCTCTAGATATTATAGAATTCGAAGGGAGTGTGTGAAACTGCTTACGATTCCTATGGCCGAAGGGAGCGtgtacaatttttttatatacCTTAACATGATGGCACTGGTCCTTTTGTACTGCTTCTACCATTATCTCTGTGAATCTAAGTTCCCCAAATCAGTGGTCAGCTATGCAATCTTTGCAAACACTCACTTTAGTATACAATAAAAACTGAATTGCCCTTCCTAACATCACTTATCAGTTATCACCCAAAAGTAGGGGTTTAGTGATACAATATGCATGGTTTGAAAATCCCAGGCAAATCCAGATTATGCCTTTTCATTTCTTCTGCTTGAAAAATATTTGGCTTCATCATAGGCTTCTTGCTTGGATTGTTCTTTGTGCCTACAAGGGTTTCCGTTGATATGCAGGTCCCAACAATTTCTATTTTTCAAGTGAGTATAAATGGTTGAATGATTGGGTAACACTCACACGTAAGTACAGTTCCTGTGAACTTTAAGGTGCTCTTTTATAGAAACCTACTCAAGTGGCGAATTATGGTTTTGGAGAGATGTGACAAATATgttgcatgattttttttcttgtttcatTGAGAGTGTAGATTACTTGATTTTTATGTCGGTGCAGTTTTTTTAGGGAATCACCATTAACACAGGGAGACTATCTTAGAATGTCTACCATGTCATCTAGGTCCATTTTCTTAAGTATGTAATCTGATGCAtgaccggaggaggggggcggGGGGACACAGTTCGGTGTGTCTGATGATGGAATAGGAGGCGAAATGGATGTAATTTCAGTTTGCTTCCTGTTATTTGTTTTCCAGGTGTTTCTGAATTGCCCATCTGATTTCTAAACCTTGCCGCTATCCTTCTGTTCAAGGTATCATCCTATTTCCCAttcaaaatagaagttgtttAACAGTCTATTCGGTGAAATATCAGTGGCATTTGCCATATTAAAGCTGCTTGATTAATTGTCTAATAACCGATCAATCTGTAAATCAGGGCTACAATGCTCCATACTCTGTAAAAAATTCCATTTGAGTTGTCAAACTGCAAACTTTGATCAGAGATAATAACACGTCAATATGATTAGTAACACATTACAACGATGGTTGATGCAGTACAATAAATACACAATAACGGAATGTAAGTATGAGCATAGTGATCTTAGATATTTAGCCTTCACTAACCTAGCAAGCTGCAAAATAGGCTCCCTGAATATGTGGACTTGATCTACTTACTAAATTTTTAGTTTTTATGCGCAGAGTGTTGTCATTCTGAAAATGCTGGTGGCATCTCTCTGATCCTTGCAGGTTTATAGTGCCCCATGTTTGTGCTTGATATAATTTGGATATAATGTCCCATGTTTCTTCTCTTTGGTATTTGATCTTTGCATCGACTTACTCTAGCTCTGAGATTGTCTCCATTTCTGTAGATGGTCATTGCGTTCCTCCAATGCCTGCAAAATTAGGATATCTGATGTAACAAGCATATAAAAATACTTTCTGCAGGATGAAGCTAAAATCACACAAATGGAAAACTACTTCATCTCTGATCATGCTTTAATATTGGTTCCCAAAGTCTTTTTCATGCTTCATATAGTATGCCTCTTCATATTCACCATATGTACTGAAATTTGTAATTGTAAGCATAAGTTATAGAGGAAAGCACCCCAGTAATGAGTATTTAGAGATGGTCTGATCATTTAAAAATGCTTCTCTCCGTATTTTTTTATAAAGTGCCGGCAATAATTTAGACATCCATTTCAAGTTAtgaataataatttgaaattaaaCAAACATGCTCAAAATAATTTCAAGTTATTGTATGTGACAATTGCACTGGAATGGTCCAGGGTTATCAcacacaaaaatatttttaataaaGCAACTCTACTCCTGTCAACTAATAGTTGTCACCTCCTTATAATATTTA containing:
- the LOC120663934 gene encoding glycosyltransferase BC10-like isoform X2, giving the protein MEDDMKEARQWQHRAFQWGMLKVFLLLGLGLTVAGMLMARHGHAAAVKLFRPWLGGGASPAAAAANTVAAEGLDHSMTDEDLLWRASFRPGVRRYPFRRVPKLAFMFLTRGPLPLAPLWERFFRGNEGRYSIYVHALPSYRTNFTSESVFYRRQIPSAGAWIPGLQSTCPPLPLQLVILIAQLSSTQAKSDRLEHDKHPLAFQNRCF
- the LOC120663934 gene encoding glycosyltransferase BC10-like isoform X1 — translated: MEDDMKEARQWQHRAFQWGMLKVFLLLGLGLTVAGMLMARHGHAAAVKLFRPWLGGGASPAAAAANTVAAEGLDHSMTDEDLLWRASFRPGVRRYPFRRVPKLAFMFLTRGPLPLAPLWERFFRGNEGRYSIYVHALPSYRTNFTSESVFYRRQIPSAGAWIPGLQSTCPPLPLQLVILIAQLSSTQAKSDRLEHDKHPLAFQNRQVSPVMMHQELSSLP